Genomic window (Nitrospirota bacterium):
AACAACTCTCCGATATTTCGCTGGACACACCAAGTGATACATCAATACAGAAACATTGTGGCTTTTATGTATGTACTGACTCATTCCTCATCATATCAGATCGCAGCAGAGCTGCGGGGAATTAGACCCTAAGAGATTAAATATGAAAAAAGAAGAAATAGAAAATATATTAGGAACTAAAATTGAAATTAAAAATAATAAAACAAACATAGGTTGGGAGACTCGGAAGGGCGACGAAATTATTGATTATCGAGGATTAGATTTAACTTTCAAGAATGATAACTTAATCTCAATTTCTTGGTATGGAGTTGATCCATAAAAATAAACTCCAACCCTTCTTACTCCTAATATCCCCTCAGCCCCGGCAGATCAGTTGATTTAGAAGTAAACCGTTACGCCAGTTTACCCCTGCTGACCATCATAACCTTTCCGCCGACTGATATATCGATAGACCCATCCTTCTCTTCCGCATTAACAAGGATCAGAGACCGCCTCCCTATCTCATAGCCCTGTTCAACCCGCACAGCTATCTGCTTCTTTTTAAAATAACCGTTCTTCACAAGATATCCGCCAAGACAGCCGTTCGCGCTTCCTG
Coding sequences:
- a CDS encoding IS200/IS605 family transposase, which produces MSQYIHKSHNVSVLMYHLVCPAKYRRVV